In the Pyrococcus kukulkanii genome, one interval contains:
- a CDS encoding PhoU domain-containing protein, with the protein MEFRKIQFTGRSSYIVSLPKAWVKEHGLKQGDIVSLTVNPDGSITIFPGKPRDHGLKKTLKICKKFSPDMAVRLVISAYIQGYDTIEIILEDEMPLYKVAVRKTLQSLPGVEIILDEPQKIVAKSLLDEEEINLAELLGRMKSIVKSMFGDLELIIHDPGNRELLRDINDLENELDRFYFLIIRAVNRLLSKRGVSEESGIIRRTFDLIGVLLIARNIERIGDHIIRIAENPSEINVPYLMEKFTEMLFQVETRDLEKVDKLMLELSEEAKKIDYRASIAMDSYRRILEYLENIGETIINMAIS; encoded by the coding sequence ATGGAGTTTAGAAAGATCCAGTTCACTGGTAGGAGTTCATATATAGTTTCCCTCCCTAAGGCTTGGGTTAAAGAGCATGGATTAAAACAGGGGGATATAGTTTCTCTCACGGTAAATCCAGATGGAAGTATAACGATTTTTCCTGGGAAACCAAGGGATCATGGACTTAAGAAGACTTTGAAGATATGTAAGAAGTTTTCTCCTGACATGGCCGTTAGGCTCGTTATCTCAGCATATATTCAAGGGTACGACACTATAGAGATAATCCTTGAGGATGAGATGCCTCTATATAAAGTCGCGGTTAGGAAGACGCTGCAGAGCCTTCCTGGGGTGGAGATAATACTTGATGAACCTCAGAAAATAGTAGCCAAGAGCTTGTTGGATGAGGAGGAGATAAATCTCGCTGAGTTGTTGGGGAGAATGAAGTCGATAGTAAAGTCGATGTTTGGAGATCTCGAGCTCATAATCCATGATCCTGGGAATAGAGAGTTGCTTAGAGATATAAATGACTTAGAGAATGAGCTTGACAGGTTCTACTTCCTCATAATAAGGGCTGTAAACAGGTTGCTATCGAAGAGGGGAGTCAGCGAGGAGAGTGGTATAATAAGGAGGACCTTCGATTTGATAGGGGTTCTCCTGATAGCGAGGAACATTGAAAGGATAGGGGATCACATAATAAGGATAGCTGAAAATCCAAGCGAGATCAACGTCCCTTACCTTATGGAAAAATTTACTGAAATGCTCTTCCAGGTAGAGACTAGGGACTTGGAGAAAGTTGATAAATTAATGCTCGAGCTTAGTGAAGAGGCCAAGAAAATAGATTACAGGGCTTCTATAGCAATGGACAGCTACAGGAGGATCCTTGAGTACCTAGAGAACATAGGTGAAACGATAATCAACATGGCGATAAGCTAA
- a CDS encoding MFS transporter, with the protein MEKDVPVLIIATAVGQLFLQFSWFIMPFYLKVLGYGMDKMGVLFSIQTLTGGVFFLLAGQISLKIGYKKTLIAAAILGALGRILQVLAFNFFTLIAGFFLVGINMGLRDPNYSALLSEKVSSEEERHKLFSYSFGLGTLANALGVLVAGYLPGYLMGNGMPKEIAYRITLSLALIQFAIVLPALAIIKDVPVKEQRIKWRKDLVVKILKFSLPSAIIGLGAGITIPFMSIYFNMRFGRDIRDISWVFFGQQLLMGFGSFLLPNLVRRIGPVKVITYFQWSAALLFLIFPSLPTFLLAAIVYVVRSILMNIVWPVNDSFMMGFFSTEEKATAAGIRRAFSTFMRALGNYTGGVLFAVSLAYPFYATAILYILATGMFYAFFIRHND; encoded by the coding sequence ATGGAGAAGGACGTTCCAGTGCTGATCATAGCAACTGCCGTGGGCCAGCTCTTCCTTCAGTTTTCTTGGTTCATAATGCCATTCTACCTTAAGGTTCTAGGCTACGGAATGGACAAAATGGGCGTCCTCTTCTCAATCCAAACTTTAACTGGTGGAGTTTTCTTTCTCCTTGCAGGCCAGATATCACTAAAGATTGGATATAAGAAAACCTTAATAGCAGCAGCCATCCTGGGAGCGCTTGGAAGGATCCTTCAAGTCCTAGCATTCAACTTCTTCACGCTCATTGCGGGGTTCTTTTTAGTGGGCATAAATATGGGTTTGAGGGATCCAAATTATTCGGCCCTTTTAAGTGAAAAGGTTTCAAGTGAAGAAGAGAGACACAAGTTGTTCTCATATTCCTTCGGCCTCGGAACCCTTGCAAATGCCCTTGGAGTTCTCGTTGCAGGATACTTGCCTGGATACCTAATGGGCAACGGTATGCCCAAAGAGATCGCATATAGGATTACACTATCCCTAGCCCTAATTCAGTTTGCAATCGTCCTCCCCGCACTGGCCATAATAAAGGATGTCCCAGTAAAGGAGCAGAGGATCAAGTGGAGGAAGGATCTGGTGGTTAAGATACTAAAGTTCTCCCTACCAAGTGCAATAATAGGTCTCGGGGCCGGGATAACGATACCCTTTATGAGCATATACTTCAACATGCGCTTTGGAAGGGATATTAGGGACATAAGTTGGGTGTTCTTTGGCCAACAGCTCCTCATGGGATTCGGTTCATTTCTCCTCCCCAACCTTGTGAGGAGGATCGGCCCAGTCAAGGTCATCACGTACTTCCAGTGGAGTGCGGCATTGCTCTTCCTTATCTTCCCCTCCTTACCAACGTTCCTTCTAGCAGCGATCGTTTATGTGGTTCGTTCAATATTGATGAACATAGTATGGCCGGTAAACGACTCATTCATGATGGGATTCTTCTCAACGGAAGAAAAAGCAACAGCGGCAGGGATAAGGAGAGCATTTTCAACATTTATGAGAGCCCTGGGTAACTACACCGGTGGTGTCCTGTTTGCCGTGTCCCTAGCTTACCCCTTCTATGCAACTGCAATTCTGTACATCCTCGCAACGGGTATGTTCTACGCGTTCTTCATTCGGCATAACGACTGA
- a CDS encoding indolepyruvate oxidoreductase subunit beta — protein sequence MEFNLIIAGVGGQGGLTLSRIIGNAAMVEGYRVRIGETLGMSQRYGSVLSYLRFGDNVYSPLIEEGKANLMLALEPVEALRNARFLGKDSYAIINAYPIHTATTLVGKEKYPELDEIKSAIARICKVDMMNFQAEADKINPRTLGVVMLGYAHGKGLLPLKKESLVEGIKLTLREKLWEINFKALERGIELSRYAE from the coding sequence ATGGAGTTCAACTTGATTATAGCTGGGGTTGGTGGTCAAGGCGGTTTGACGCTCTCGAGGATAATAGGGAACGCGGCGATGGTCGAGGGCTACAGGGTTAGAATTGGTGAAACCCTGGGAATGAGCCAGCGTTATGGTAGCGTTCTCAGCTATCTAAGATTTGGCGATAATGTTTACTCCCCACTCATAGAGGAAGGGAAGGCTAACCTAATGCTTGCCCTTGAGCCCGTAGAAGCTTTAAGAAACGCAAGGTTCCTGGGTAAAGATAGCTATGCTATAATAAATGCCTACCCAATCCACACCGCAACTACCCTAGTTGGGAAGGAGAAGTATCCTGAGCTCGACGAAATTAAAAGCGCAATCGCTAGGATATGCAAGGTTGATATGATGAACTTTCAGGCCGAAGCGGACAAGATAAACCCTAGAACCCTTGGTGTAGTTATGCTCGGTTATGCCCATGGCAAGGGCTTATTACCTTTAAAGAAGGAAAGCTTGGTTGAGGGCATAAAACTTACGCTGAGGGAGAAGCTCTGGGAGATAAACTTCAAGGCTTTAGAGAGGGGGATTGAGCTCAGTCGTTATGCCGAATGA